The following proteins are encoded in a genomic region of Magnolia sinica isolate HGM2019 chromosome 1, MsV1, whole genome shotgun sequence:
- the LOC131237104 gene encoding tRNA (guanine(37)-N1)-methyltransferase 1 isoform X2 has product MATATGISLRFSPRFFPFLPKISPLLPSPLFSTLPSKTLALTLTLDYSNISYGPSLHKGSNPSHPLPNLSSSSEDDGNSIDRDAFSRTFCIAALRVPADCCFALENRLRGHLLNWPRVRNVARVPGDDIDPDFNSRLLPQRAECDEDGIFDSVNRRIYGNAAGDGEKLSPVLYREKLVKSFNCRGFLKFRNLARISRPKMKNKRKKEEGGDGPKRIGKNDFVTVEVVGNSGDDEDLSGLLGDDFKGGRWRGPTRLLLLDERYADRGEEELPEAVKILEALLPKGLIVPTAFETVGHIAHLNLRDEHLPYKEVIAQVVLDKNKPKIQTVVNKIDTIQNDYRTMQLEVLAGNHSLVTTVVENGIRFHVDLAAVYWNSRLATERQRLINSFTNKDVVCDVFSGVGPLAVSAAKKVKYVYANDLNPSAIEYLERNIVLNKLERKIEVYNMDGRRFIDSIFSSEGTEPITQVVMNLPNEAAEYLDTFRGIYRRKPKVKQIDTTLPKIHVYGFSKAQDPEFDFHERIRTSLTEVAVDVEMHRVRLVAPGKWMLCASFVLPEIIAFARY; this is encoded by the exons ATGGCCACTGCTACAGGAATCTCTCTTCGCTTCTCTCCTCGCTTCTTCCCATTCCTCCCAAAAatctctcctcttcttccttcccCTCTCTTCTCCACCCTCCCTTCTAAAACCCTAgctctaaccctaaccctagattattcGAATATCTCGTACGGACCTTCTCTCCACAAAGGCTCCAATCCAAGTCACCCTCTCCCCAATCTCTCCAGCTCCTCCGAAGACGACGGCAATTCGATCGACAGAGACGCCTTCTCTCGAACCTTCTGCATCGCTGCTCTCCGTGTCCCCGCAGACTGCTGCTTCGCCCTGGAAAACCGGCTGCGGGGCCACCTTTTGAACTGGCCCCGTGTCCGCAATGTCGCCAGAGTTCCCGGTGACGACATCGACCCCGATTTCAATTCCAGACTACTTCCTCAGAGAGCTGAATGCGACGAGGATGGGATCTTCGACTCCGTGAACCGGCGTATTTACGGGAATGCTGCCGGCGATGGTGAGAAATTGAGCCCTGTTTTGTATCGAGAGAAGCTTGTGAAATCATTCAATTGCCGTGGGTTCTTGAAATTCAGGAACCTCGCGAGGATTTCACGGCCGAAGATGAAGaataagaggaagaaagaggagggagGGGACGGGCCTAAGAGGATTGGGAAGAACGATTTTGTTACTGTGGAAGTTGTTGGGAATAGTGGGGATGATGAGGATTTGAGTGGATTGCTTGGAGATGATTTTAAAGGGGGGAGGTGGCGTGGCCCAACCAGGCTGCTGCTTTTAGACGAGAGGTACGCAGACAGAGGAGAAGAAGAACTGCCAGAGGCCGTCAAG ATCTTAGAGGCCTTGCTGCCCAAGGGTTTGATTGTTCCTACAGCTTTTGAAACAGTTGGCCATATTGCTCACTTGAACCTGAGAGATGAACACCTTCCTTACAAGGAAGTTATCGCTCAG gtTGTCCTAGACAAAAACAAGCCAAAGATACAGACAGTTGTTAATAAGATTGATACCATTCAAAATGATTACAGAACAATGCAACTTGAAGTTTTAGCAGGCAACCATTCCCTTGTAACCACAGTTGTTGAGAATGGAATTCGTTTCCATGTTGACTTAGCAGCAGT GTATTGGAACTCAAGACTAGCAACTGAAAGGCAACGGCTTATTAACAGCTTTACTAACAAAGATGTTGTTT GTGATGTTTTCTCTGGTGTTGGTCCATTAGCTGTTTCTGCAGcaaagaaagtaaagtatgtgtatGCTAATGACCTAAACCCTTCTGCCATTGAATATCTGGAAAGAAACATTGTTCTCAACAAACTTGAGAGGAAAATTGAG GTATATAACATGGATGGGAGGAGGTTCATTGATTCTATATTTTCAAGTGAAGGGACCGAGCCTATCACCCAAGTAGTTATGAATTTGCCAAATGAAGCTGCAGAATATCTTG ATACATTCAGGGGCATATATAGAAGGAAACCCAAGGTCAAGCAGATTGATACTACCCTGCCGAAGATTCATGTCTATGGATTCTCCAAAGCTCAAGATCCTGAGTTTGATTTTCATGAG CGGATAAGAACGTCGCTCACCGAGGTGGCAGTTGATGTCGAGATGCATAGAGTTCGGCTTGTCGCGCCTGGAAAGTGGATGCTCTGCGCATCTTTTGTCCTTCCTGAGATTATTGCCTTTGCAAGATATTAA
- the LOC131237104 gene encoding tRNA (guanine(37)-N1)-methyltransferase 1 isoform X1: MATATGISLRFSPRFFPFLPKISPLLPSPLFSTLPSKTLALTLTLDYSNISYGPSLHKGSNPSHPLPNLSSSSEDDGNSIDRDAFSRTFCIAALRVPADCCFALENRLRGHLLNWPRVRNVARVPGDDIDPDFNSRLLPQRAECDEDGIFDSVNRRIYGNAAGDGEKLSPVLYREKLVKSFNCRGFLKFRNLARISRPKMKNKRKKEEGGDGPKRIGKNDFVTVEVVGNSGDDEDLSGLLGDDFKGGRWRGPTRLLLLDERYADRGEEELPEAVKAVLKGDAMHSATSVFELVQCRLTLFYNYWHTNEILEALLPKGLIVPTAFETVGHIAHLNLRDEHLPYKEVIAQVVLDKNKPKIQTVVNKIDTIQNDYRTMQLEVLAGNHSLVTTVVENGIRFHVDLAAVYWNSRLATERQRLINSFTNKDVVCDVFSGVGPLAVSAAKKVKYVYANDLNPSAIEYLERNIVLNKLERKIEVYNMDGRRFIDSIFSSEGTEPITQVVMNLPNEAAEYLDTFRGIYRRKPKVKQIDTTLPKIHVYGFSKAQDPEFDFHERIRTSLTEVAVDVEMHRVRLVAPGKWMLCASFVLPEIIAFARY; this comes from the exons ATGGCCACTGCTACAGGAATCTCTCTTCGCTTCTCTCCTCGCTTCTTCCCATTCCTCCCAAAAatctctcctcttcttccttcccCTCTCTTCTCCACCCTCCCTTCTAAAACCCTAgctctaaccctaaccctagattattcGAATATCTCGTACGGACCTTCTCTCCACAAAGGCTCCAATCCAAGTCACCCTCTCCCCAATCTCTCCAGCTCCTCCGAAGACGACGGCAATTCGATCGACAGAGACGCCTTCTCTCGAACCTTCTGCATCGCTGCTCTCCGTGTCCCCGCAGACTGCTGCTTCGCCCTGGAAAACCGGCTGCGGGGCCACCTTTTGAACTGGCCCCGTGTCCGCAATGTCGCCAGAGTTCCCGGTGACGACATCGACCCCGATTTCAATTCCAGACTACTTCCTCAGAGAGCTGAATGCGACGAGGATGGGATCTTCGACTCCGTGAACCGGCGTATTTACGGGAATGCTGCCGGCGATGGTGAGAAATTGAGCCCTGTTTTGTATCGAGAGAAGCTTGTGAAATCATTCAATTGCCGTGGGTTCTTGAAATTCAGGAACCTCGCGAGGATTTCACGGCCGAAGATGAAGaataagaggaagaaagaggagggagGGGACGGGCCTAAGAGGATTGGGAAGAACGATTTTGTTACTGTGGAAGTTGTTGGGAATAGTGGGGATGATGAGGATTTGAGTGGATTGCTTGGAGATGATTTTAAAGGGGGGAGGTGGCGTGGCCCAACCAGGCTGCTGCTTTTAGACGAGAGGTACGCAGACAGAGGAGAAGAAGAACTGCCAGAGGCCGTCAAG GCTGTGTTAAAAGGAGATGCCATGCACAGCGCAACTTCAGTATTTGAGCTTGTCCAATGTAGACTGACCTTATTTTATAACTACTGGCACACAAATGAG ATCTTAGAGGCCTTGCTGCCCAAGGGTTTGATTGTTCCTACAGCTTTTGAAACAGTTGGCCATATTGCTCACTTGAACCTGAGAGATGAACACCTTCCTTACAAGGAAGTTATCGCTCAG gtTGTCCTAGACAAAAACAAGCCAAAGATACAGACAGTTGTTAATAAGATTGATACCATTCAAAATGATTACAGAACAATGCAACTTGAAGTTTTAGCAGGCAACCATTCCCTTGTAACCACAGTTGTTGAGAATGGAATTCGTTTCCATGTTGACTTAGCAGCAGT GTATTGGAACTCAAGACTAGCAACTGAAAGGCAACGGCTTATTAACAGCTTTACTAACAAAGATGTTGTTT GTGATGTTTTCTCTGGTGTTGGTCCATTAGCTGTTTCTGCAGcaaagaaagtaaagtatgtgtatGCTAATGACCTAAACCCTTCTGCCATTGAATATCTGGAAAGAAACATTGTTCTCAACAAACTTGAGAGGAAAATTGAG GTATATAACATGGATGGGAGGAGGTTCATTGATTCTATATTTTCAAGTGAAGGGACCGAGCCTATCACCCAAGTAGTTATGAATTTGCCAAATGAAGCTGCAGAATATCTTG ATACATTCAGGGGCATATATAGAAGGAAACCCAAGGTCAAGCAGATTGATACTACCCTGCCGAAGATTCATGTCTATGGATTCTCCAAAGCTCAAGATCCTGAGTTTGATTTTCATGAG CGGATAAGAACGTCGCTCACCGAGGTGGCAGTTGATGTCGAGATGCATAGAGTTCGGCTTGTCGCGCCTGGAAAGTGGATGCTCTGCGCATCTTTTGTCCTTCCTGAGATTATTGCCTTTGCAAGATATTAA
- the LOC131237128 gene encoding pentatricopeptide repeat-containing protein At5g48910-like isoform X1, producing MITARKLISNHPTLSYLEKCTSMAQLLQIHAQMITTGLALNTFNASNLILFCALSDSGDIRYAHSLFCHIPNPNLFIYNTMIRGSAQSLSPKNSIFLYAQMVVRGISPDHYTFPFVLKACGRIRDLELGKTIHGILVKLALESDSFIRSSLINMYTNCGSVDFACRLFDKMFDFNVVSCNAMMSGYLKVGDLGSARSLFDKMPERDLVSWSTVIAGCVQLGDIKKALELFTEMQDLRIRADEVILASLLSASAQMGALYRGKWFHAYIYRSNVKLDVVLSTSLIDMYSKCGGVDIALRVFRLMPKKDTLAWNAIITGLAMNGCGEKSLGVFLEMQSEGKRPDDVTFIGVLCACSHAGLLDEGFRYFECMTRDYRINPRIEHYGCMVDLLGRAGLLEDAQDFISRMPVEPNAAIWGALLGGCIIHGNVELGECVGRLLIELEPHHSGRYVLLSNLYANANRWDDARNIREMMKEKGVQKIPGQSTIEAMGAVHEFVMGDRSHPQTKEIYHMLDEMAKQLTLAGYTPDTSKVLFNLDEEDKENALGYHSEKLAIAFGLINLGPNTPIRIVKNLRVCVDCHSVTKLISKIYGRKIIVRDRNRFHHFQEGYCSCKDYW from the coding sequence ATGATAACTGCTAGAAAGCTCATATCCAACCACCCCACCCTCTCATACCTAGAAAAATGCACCTCTATGGCtcaactactccaaatccatgccCAAATGATCACCACCGGCCTTGCTCTCAACACCTTCAATGCCAGCAATCTCATTCTGTTCTGCGCTCTATCGGATTCTGGAGACATCCGTTATGCGCACTCCCTTTTCTGCCATATCCCAAACCCCAATTTATTCATCTATAACACCATGATTAGAGGTTCCGCTCAAAGCCTTTCTCCGAAAAATTCCATCTTTTTATATGCCCAAATGGTAGTTAGAGGCATTTCTCCTGATCACTACACATTTCCTTTTGTCCTCAAGGCTTGCGGGAGGATTCGTGATCTAGAATTGGGTAAAACCATTCATGGTATCTTGGTGAAGCTTGCTCTCGAATCGGATTCCTTCATCCGCAGCTCACTTATCAATATGTACACGAACTGTGGGTCAGTTGATTTCGCATGCcggttgtttgataaaatgtttgactTTAATGTTGTCTCGTGTAATGCAATGATGAGTGGTTATTTGAAGGTTGGGGATTTGGGTTCTGCCCGGAGCctctttgataaaatgcctgagagAGATTTGGTCTCATGGAGCACTGTGATTGCAGGGTGCGTGCAGCTTGGTGATATAAAGAAGGCGCTAGAGCTTTTTACTGAGATGCAAGATCTGAGGATCAGAGCAGACGAAGTCATTCTTGCAAGCTTGCTTTCGGCTTCTGCACAAATGGGAGCTTTGTATCGAGGCAAGTGGTTCCATGCTTACATATACAGGTCTAATGTGAAATTAGATGTAGTGCTTAGCACATCACTTATagatatgtattctaagtgtggGGGGGTTGATATTGCACTACGAGTCTTTCGGTTGATGCCCAAGAAAGATACATTGGCATGGAATGCAATCATCACTGGACTTGCCATGAATGGATGTGGTGAAAAATCACTTGGGGTCTTTTTGGAGATGCAGAGTGAGGGTAAGAGGCCTGACGATGTAACATTCATAGGTGTGTTATGTGCATGTAGCCACGCAGGGTTGTTGGATGAAGGGTTTAGGTACTTTGAGTGCATGACTAGAGATTATAGGATCAACCCTAGAATCGAGCACTATGGGTGCATGGTTGATCTACTCGGTCGTGCAGGGCTTCTTGAGGATGCGCAAGACTTTATAAGCAGAATGCCTGTCGAACCTAATGCAGCCATCTGGGGAGCTCTACTTGGCGGATGTATCATTCACGGGAATGTCGAGCTCGGTGAGTGTGTCGGGAGACTCCTTATTGAGTTGGAGCCTCACCATAGTGGCCGTTACGTTCTTCTGTCAAACCTCTACGCCAATGCTAATCGATGGGATGATGCGCGGAATATAAGGGAGATGATGAAAGAGAAGGGCGTCCAGAAGATACCTGGGCAGAGTACGATTGAGGCGATGGGCGCAGTTCATGAGTTTGTCATGGGGGATAGATCCCATCCACAAACAAAAGAAATATATCATATGCTGGATGAGATGGCCAAACAGCTGACACTTGCGGGTTACACTCCTGACACCTCGAAGGTGTTGTttaacttggatgaagaggataaGGAGAATGCTCTTGGCTATCACAGTGAGAAGTTGGCTATTGCTTTTGGGTTGATTAATCTAGGGCCAAACACACCTATTCGGATTGTGAAGAACCTAAGAGTATGTGTGGATTGCCATTCAGTCACAAAGCTCATCTCAAAGATTTATGGCCGGAAAATCATCGTGAGGGATCGGAATcgttttcatcattttcaagaagGGTATTGCTCTTGCAAGGACTATTGGTGA
- the LOC131237116 gene encoding uncharacterized protein LOC131237116 isoform X1 — protein MATALLLWSSSKEKEHEDPENTPSDTQELKQESSKPRSKRASKSSAPSAMPKRPPQRGLGVAQLERLRLQERWKKLVESDPSQAQNLHFQFPFPVSDPSTSFSFTRFAPANYAALVADAQMRGRVGNAGFTAAGGDFSGVHGVFPDQSAVDRIRIAAAAAHEARLQMARELSSSQNLQCLSDQCEVCVKKKRIEGENSGFHGWNNSRFAEMDTNGCDFLGLNLGGGRAIDEGCNGFGGRGERCGASSGTHVYEGVEVVAAAQRKGKCVGGCNVKEYEFFPGKGSSSRGGGASVAVSAADAMVGEVSSSSNPSSSFLDLSLKLSF, from the exons ATGGCGACAGCTCTTCTCCTCTGGTCTTCCTCGAAAGAGAAAGAGCACGAAGATCCCGAAAATACGCCCTCCGATACTCAAGAACTGAAGCAGGAGAGCTCAAAACCGCGATCCAAACGTGCATCAAAGTCCAGCGCTCCTTCCGCCATGCCGAAGAGGCCGCCGCAGCGAGGCCTCGGTGTGGCCCAGCTCGAGCGGCTCCGACTGCAGGAGCGATGGAAGAAGCTCGTCGAATCCGATCCCTCGCAAGCTCAAAACCTCCATTTCCAGTTCCCGTTCCCCGTCTCTGATCCGTCCACTAGCTTCTCCTTCACAAGATTCGCTCCGGCTAACTACGCGGCACTCGTTGCCGATGCTCAGATGAGGGGTCGGGTCGGAAACGCGGGGTTTACGGCCGCCGGAGGAGACTTCTCCGGCGTGCACGGAGTGTTTCCTGACCAGTCAGCGGTGGATCGGATCCGGATCGCTGCAGCTGCGGCCCATGAGGCGAGGCTTCAGATGGCGAGAGAGCTCTCTTCAAGCCAAAACCTGCAGTGCTTGTCTGATCAGTGCGAGGTCTGTGTCAAG AAGAAGCGTATTGAAGGCGAGAATTCAGGGTTTCATGGATGGAACAACAGTAGATTTGCGGAGATGGATACGAACGGCTGCGATTTTCTTGGGCTGAATCTTGGGGGAGGTAGGGCGATTGATGAAGGTTGTAATGGTTTTGGTGGGAGAGGAGAAAGGTGTGGCGCTTCTTCCGGAACGCATGTCTACGAG GGAGTGGAGGTTGTTGCAGCAGCTCAAAGAAAGGGGAAATGTGTGGGAGGATGCAATGTAAAGGAGTACGAATTCTTCCCAGGGAAAGGCAGCTCCAGCAGAGGGGGAGGAGCATCTGTTGCAGTCTCTGCAGCAGATGCAATGGTCGGTGAAGTTTCTTCTTCTAGTAATCCATCTTCTAGCTTTCTTGATTTATCTCTCAAGCTCTCCTTTTAG
- the LOC131237128 gene encoding pentatricopeptide repeat-containing protein At5g48910-like isoform X2 encodes MYTNCGSVDFACRLFDKMFDFNVVSCNAMMSGYLKVGDLGSARSLFDKMPERDLVSWSTVIAGCVQLGDIKKALELFTEMQDLRIRADEVILASLLSASAQMGALYRGKWFHAYIYRSNVKLDVVLSTSLIDMYSKCGGVDIALRVFRLMPKKDTLAWNAIITGLAMNGCGEKSLGVFLEMQSEGKRPDDVTFIGVLCACSHAGLLDEGFRYFECMTRDYRINPRIEHYGCMVDLLGRAGLLEDAQDFISRMPVEPNAAIWGALLGGCIIHGNVELGECVGRLLIELEPHHSGRYVLLSNLYANANRWDDARNIREMMKEKGVQKIPGQSTIEAMGAVHEFVMGDRSHPQTKEIYHMLDEMAKQLTLAGYTPDTSKVLFNLDEEDKENALGYHSEKLAIAFGLINLGPNTPIRIVKNLRVCVDCHSVTKLISKIYGRKIIVRDRNRFHHFQEGYCSCKDYW; translated from the coding sequence ATGTACACGAACTGTGGGTCAGTTGATTTCGCATGCcggttgtttgataaaatgtttgactTTAATGTTGTCTCGTGTAATGCAATGATGAGTGGTTATTTGAAGGTTGGGGATTTGGGTTCTGCCCGGAGCctctttgataaaatgcctgagagAGATTTGGTCTCATGGAGCACTGTGATTGCAGGGTGCGTGCAGCTTGGTGATATAAAGAAGGCGCTAGAGCTTTTTACTGAGATGCAAGATCTGAGGATCAGAGCAGACGAAGTCATTCTTGCAAGCTTGCTTTCGGCTTCTGCACAAATGGGAGCTTTGTATCGAGGCAAGTGGTTCCATGCTTACATATACAGGTCTAATGTGAAATTAGATGTAGTGCTTAGCACATCACTTATagatatgtattctaagtgtggGGGGGTTGATATTGCACTACGAGTCTTTCGGTTGATGCCCAAGAAAGATACATTGGCATGGAATGCAATCATCACTGGACTTGCCATGAATGGATGTGGTGAAAAATCACTTGGGGTCTTTTTGGAGATGCAGAGTGAGGGTAAGAGGCCTGACGATGTAACATTCATAGGTGTGTTATGTGCATGTAGCCACGCAGGGTTGTTGGATGAAGGGTTTAGGTACTTTGAGTGCATGACTAGAGATTATAGGATCAACCCTAGAATCGAGCACTATGGGTGCATGGTTGATCTACTCGGTCGTGCAGGGCTTCTTGAGGATGCGCAAGACTTTATAAGCAGAATGCCTGTCGAACCTAATGCAGCCATCTGGGGAGCTCTACTTGGCGGATGTATCATTCACGGGAATGTCGAGCTCGGTGAGTGTGTCGGGAGACTCCTTATTGAGTTGGAGCCTCACCATAGTGGCCGTTACGTTCTTCTGTCAAACCTCTACGCCAATGCTAATCGATGGGATGATGCGCGGAATATAAGGGAGATGATGAAAGAGAAGGGCGTCCAGAAGATACCTGGGCAGAGTACGATTGAGGCGATGGGCGCAGTTCATGAGTTTGTCATGGGGGATAGATCCCATCCACAAACAAAAGAAATATATCATATGCTGGATGAGATGGCCAAACAGCTGACACTTGCGGGTTACACTCCTGACACCTCGAAGGTGTTGTttaacttggatgaagaggataaGGAGAATGCTCTTGGCTATCACAGTGAGAAGTTGGCTATTGCTTTTGGGTTGATTAATCTAGGGCCAAACACACCTATTCGGATTGTGAAGAACCTAAGAGTATGTGTGGATTGCCATTCAGTCACAAAGCTCATCTCAAAGATTTATGGCCGGAAAATCATCGTGAGGGATCGGAATcgttttcatcattttcaagaagGGTATTGCTCTTGCAAGGACTATTGGTGA
- the LOC131237116 gene encoding uncharacterized protein LOC131237116 isoform X2 has product MATALLLWSSSKEKEHEDPENTPSDTQELKQESSKPRSKRASKSSAPSAMPKRPPQRGLGVAQLERLRLQERWKKLVESDPSQAQNLHFQFPFPVSDPSTSFSFTRFAPANYAALVADAQMRGRVGNAGFTAAGGDFSGVHGVFPDQSAVDRIRIAAAAAHEARLQMARELSSSQNLQCLSDQCEVCVKKRIEGENSGFHGWNNSRFAEMDTNGCDFLGLNLGGGRAIDEGCNGFGGRGERCGASSGTHVYEGVEVVAAAQRKGKCVGGCNVKEYEFFPGKGSSSRGGGASVAVSAADAMVGEVSSSSNPSSSFLDLSLKLSF; this is encoded by the exons ATGGCGACAGCTCTTCTCCTCTGGTCTTCCTCGAAAGAGAAAGAGCACGAAGATCCCGAAAATACGCCCTCCGATACTCAAGAACTGAAGCAGGAGAGCTCAAAACCGCGATCCAAACGTGCATCAAAGTCCAGCGCTCCTTCCGCCATGCCGAAGAGGCCGCCGCAGCGAGGCCTCGGTGTGGCCCAGCTCGAGCGGCTCCGACTGCAGGAGCGATGGAAGAAGCTCGTCGAATCCGATCCCTCGCAAGCTCAAAACCTCCATTTCCAGTTCCCGTTCCCCGTCTCTGATCCGTCCACTAGCTTCTCCTTCACAAGATTCGCTCCGGCTAACTACGCGGCACTCGTTGCCGATGCTCAGATGAGGGGTCGGGTCGGAAACGCGGGGTTTACGGCCGCCGGAGGAGACTTCTCCGGCGTGCACGGAGTGTTTCCTGACCAGTCAGCGGTGGATCGGATCCGGATCGCTGCAGCTGCGGCCCATGAGGCGAGGCTTCAGATGGCGAGAGAGCTCTCTTCAAGCCAAAACCTGCAGTGCTTGTCTGATCAGTGCGAGGTCTGTGTCAAG AAGCGTATTGAAGGCGAGAATTCAGGGTTTCATGGATGGAACAACAGTAGATTTGCGGAGATGGATACGAACGGCTGCGATTTTCTTGGGCTGAATCTTGGGGGAGGTAGGGCGATTGATGAAGGTTGTAATGGTTTTGGTGGGAGAGGAGAAAGGTGTGGCGCTTCTTCCGGAACGCATGTCTACGAG GGAGTGGAGGTTGTTGCAGCAGCTCAAAGAAAGGGGAAATGTGTGGGAGGATGCAATGTAAAGGAGTACGAATTCTTCCCAGGGAAAGGCAGCTCCAGCAGAGGGGGAGGAGCATCTGTTGCAGTCTCTGCAGCAGATGCAATGGTCGGTGAAGTTTCTTCTTCTAGTAATCCATCTTCTAGCTTTCTTGATTTATCTCTCAAGCTCTCCTTTTAG